The following are encoded together in the Glycine max cultivar Williams 82 chromosome 8, Glycine_max_v4.0, whole genome shotgun sequence genome:
- the LOC100793646 gene encoding cis-3-alkyl-4-alkyloxetan-2-one decarboxylase has translation MVFSAVFTPALNLAISSTTYCCRRRRTSSTTRRVVTVKANSTKKDESKDKDAPAFNPFGFVTDNPSSRSAIQLPENPAEDGNVGQMLYRIEDKGKEYGSYVKSGKLRWFVRETGSANGRRGTIIFLHGAPTQSFSYRVVMSQLSDAGFHCFAPDWIGFGFSDKPQPGYGFNYTEKEFHDALDKLLEVLGVKSPFFLVVQGFLVGSYGLTWALKNSSKISKLAILNSPLTDSSPIPGLFQKLRIPLYGEFTSQNAIIAERFIEGGSPYVLKNEKADVYRLPYLASSGPGFALLEAARKANFKGTFSEIAAGFATDRWDKPILLAWGLSDKYLPQSVAEQFQKGNPAQIQLKLIEGAGHMPQEDWPEKVVDTFRVFFF, from the exons ATGGTTTTTTCTGCTGTGTTCACTCCCGCTCTCAACCTTGCCATTTCATCCACCACATACTgttgtagaagaagaagaacatcaTCAACCACAAGAAGAGTTGTTACAGTGAAAGCTAACTCAACAAAGAAAGATGAATCCAAGGACAAAGATGCTCCAGCGTTCAACCCTTTTGGATTTGTCACTGACAACCCTTCTAGCCGCAGTGCTATTCAACTGCCTGAAAACCCTGCTGAAGATGGCAACGTTGGACAAATGCTATAT AGGATAGAAGACAAGGGCAAGGAATATGGGTCATATGTTAAATCTGGCAAGCTAAGATGGTTTGTAAGAGAAACTG GATCAGCAAATGGCAGAAGAGGAACAATTATCTTCCTTCATGGGGCCCCTACACAATCTTTTAGCTACCGAGTTGTCATGTCTCAG TTGTCGGATGCAGGGTTCCACTGCTTTGCACCTGACTGGATAGGATTTGGTTTCAGTGACAAACCACAGCCAGGATATGGTTTTAATTACACAG AAAAGGAGTTCCATGATGCATTGGATAAGCTGCTTGAGGTGCTGGGGGTCAAATCTCCCTTTTTCCTAGTTGTTCAG GGATTTCTTGTAGGTTCATATGGATTAACTTGGGCACTGAAGAACTCGAGCAAGATATCAAAGCTAGCAATACTAAACAGTCCCTTAACAGATTCGTCTCCCATTCCTGGACTTTTTCAGAAGCTAAG aatTCCTCTATATGGTGAATTTACCAGCCAGAATGCTATTATTGCTGAGCGGTTTATTGAAGGAGGTAGCCC TTACGttctgaaaaatgaaaaggctGACGTGTACCGGCTACCTTATTTGGCAAGCAGTGGACCTGGATTTG CTCTACTTGAAGCTGCAAGAAAAGCTAACTTCAAAGGTACTTTCAGTGAAATAGCAGCAGGATTTGCAACTGACAg ATGGGATAAACCAATACTACTTGCTTGGGGATTATCAGACAAGTACTTGCCCCAGTCTGTAGCAGAGCAGTTTCAGAAAGGAAATCCAGCACAAATCCAGCTTAAATTGATTGAAGGAGCTGGTCATATGCCACAAGAGGACTG GCCTGAGAAAGTTGTTGATACTTTCAGAGTGTTCTTCTTCTGA
- the LOC100801078 gene encoding putative pentatricopeptide repeat-containing protein At3g15930, which yields MKLCLPIPLSFSLATLTLSLSWFPKRMISHCFGESPISLLEKCKSMYQLKQIHSHTIKMGLSSDPLFQKRVIAFCCAHESGKMIYARQVFDAIPQPTLFIWNTMIKGYSRINHPQNGVSMYLLMLASNIKPDRFTFPFLLKGFTRNMALQYGKVLLNHAVKHGFDSNLFVQKAFIHMFSLCRLVDLARKVFDMGDAWEVVTWNIMLSGYNRVKQFKKSKMLFIEMEKRGVSPNSVTLVLMLSACSKLKDLEGGKHIYKYINGGIVERNLILENVLIDMFAACGEMDEAQSVFDNMKNRDVISWTSIVTGFANIGQIDLARKYFDQIPERDYVSWTAMIDGYLRMNRFIEALALFREMQMSNVKPDEFTMVSILTACAHLGALELGEWVKTYIDKNSIKNDTFVGNALIDMYFKCGNVGKAKKVFKEMHHKDKFTWTAMIVGLAINGHGEEALAMFSNMIEASITPDEITYIGVLCACTHAGMVEKGQSFFISMTMQHGIKPNVTHYGCMVDLLGRAGRLEEAHEVIVNMPVKPNSIVWGSLLGACRVHKNVQLAEMAAKQILELEPENGAVYVLLCNIYAACKRWENLRQVRKLMMERGIKKTPGCSLMELNGNVYEFVAGDQSHPQSKEIYAKLENMMQDLIKAGYSPDTSEVFLDLGEEDKETALYRHSEKLAIAYALISSGPGITIRIVKNLRMCVDCHHMAKLVSEAYNRELIVRDKTRFHHFRHGSCSCNNFW from the coding sequence atgaagttaTGTTTGCCAATTCCTTTGTCTTTTTCGCTTGCAACCTTGACACTTTCACTTTCTTGGTTCCCTAAGAGAATGATTTCACACTGCTTTGGAGAATCTCCAATCTCTTTGCTTGAAAAGTGCAAGTCCATGTACCAGCTAAAGCAAATTCACTCCCACACCATCAAAATGGGTCTCTCTTCAGACCCTTTATTTCAAAAAAGAGTTATAGCCTTCTGTTGTGCCCATGAATCAGGGAAAATGATCTATGCCCGTCAGGTGTTTGACGCAATCCCGCAGCCAACCTTGTTCATTTGGAATACCATGATCAAGGGGTATTCTAGGATTAACCATCCTCAGAATGGAGTTTCCATGTATCTATTAATGCTGGCTAGTAACATCAAGCCTGACCGTTTTACATTTCCGTTCTTGTTGAAGGGATTTACCAGAAACATGGCTTTGCAGTATGGGAAAGTGTTACTTAATCATGCAGTGAAGCATGGATTTGATTCCAATTTGTTTGTGCAAAAGGCTTTCATACATATGTTTTCCTTGTGCAGGCTTGTGGATTTGGCTCGCAAGGTTTTTGATATGGGTGATGCATGGGAAGTAGTTACCTGGAATATAATGCTATCTGGCTATAACAGAGTTAAGCAATTTAAGAAATCAAAGATGCTTTTTATTGAAATGGAGAAGAGAGGGGTGTCACCCAATTCAGTTACTCTAGTTTTGATGCTTTCTGCATGCTCCAAATTGAAGGACTTAGAAGGGGGCAAGCACATTTATAAGTATATAAATGGAGGTATTGTTGAACGTAATCTCATattggaaaatgttttaattgatatgtttgCAGCCTGTGGAGAAATGGATGAAGCACAAAGTGTTTTTGACAATATGAAGAATCGAGATGTGATTTCTTGGACTTCCATTGTTACTGGGTTTGCCAATATTGGTCAAATTGATTTAGCTCGGAAGTATTTTGATCAAATCCCTGAGAGAGATTATGTTTCCTGGACTGCTATGATTGACGGCTACCTTAGAATGAACCGTTTCATAGAGGCTTTGGCACTTTTCCGTGAGATGCAAATGTCAAATGTGAAACCTGATGAGTTCACCATGGTTAGCATTCTTACAGCATGTGCACATCTGGGAGCACTTGAACTAGGGGAGTGGGTAAAGACTTACATTGAcaaaaatagtattaaaaatgaTACTTTTGTTGGGAATGCTCTAATAGACATGTACTTTAAATGTGGGAATGTCGGGAAAGCAAAAAAAGTATTCAAGGAAATGCATCACAAAGACAAATTTACCTGGACAGCAATGATAGTTGGCCTTGCCATCAATGGCCACGGTGAAGAAGCTCTAGCCATGTTTTCAAATATGATAGAAGCTTCAATTACACCAGATGAGATTACCTATATTGGTGTCCTGTGTGCATGCACACATGCAGGCATGGTAGAGAAAGGACAAAGTTTTTTCATTAGCATGACCATGCAGCATGGAATTAAGCCTAATGTGACACATTATGGATGCATGGTTGATCTACTTGGTCGTGCTGGGCGTTTAGAAGAAGCCCATGAAGTCATTGTGAATATGCCTGTAAAACCAAATTCAATTGTTTGGGGATCACTTCTTGGTGCTTGTAGAGTTCACAAAAATGTGCAACTAGCAGAAATGGCAGCTAAACAAATTCTTGAGTTAGAGCCTGAAAATGGGGCTGTTTATGTCTTGTTATGTAATATATATGCTGCCTGCAAGAGATGGGAAAACTTGCGTCAGGTCAGGAAACTGATGATGGAGAGGGGAATTAAGAAAACACCAGGTTGCAGTTTGATGGAACTGAATGGCAATGTTTATGAATTTGTTGCTGGGGACCAGTCACATCCTCAATCTAAAGAGATATATGCGAAGTTAGAAAACATGATGCAAGACTTGATAAAAGCAGGGTACTCACCTGATACATCAGAGGTTTTCCTTGATCTAGGGGAAGAGGATAAGGAGACTGCACTTTACCGGCACAGCGAGAAGTTGGCTATTGCTTATGCTCTTATTAGTTCAGGGCCTGGAATTACCATAAGAATAGTGAAGAACCTTAGAATGTGTGTGGATTGTCACCATATGGCAAAGCTTGTGTCAGAAGCTTACAATAGGGAACTAATAGTTAGGGATAAAACCAGATTCCATCATTTCAGGCATGGTTCATGTTCATGTAATAATTTCTGGTAA
- the LOC100792250 gene encoding Mediator of RNA polymerase II transcription subunit 7a-like yields MATATYPPPPPYYRLYKDYLQDPNSAPDPPPPIEGTYLCFGANYTTSDVLPTLEEQGVRQLYSKGPNVDFKKELRSLNGELQLHVLELADILIERPSQYARRVEEISTVFKNLHHLLNSLRPHQARATLIHILELQIQRRKQAVEDIKKRREEARRLLNESLATLDGH; encoded by the exons ATGGCGACGGCAACATACCCTCCACCGCCACCTTATTACAGGCTTTACAAAGATTACTTGCAAGACCCTAATTCTGCTCCCGACCCTCCACCACCTATTGAAGGCACTTATCTTTGTTTTGGAGCCAATTACACT ACTAGTGATGTTCTACCTACCTTGGAAGAACAAGGGGTGCGCCAGCTCTATTCTAAGGGCCCTAATGTTG ATTTCAAGAAAGAGCTGAGGTCACTCAACGGAGAGTTGCAACTACATGTTTTGGAGCTTGCTGATATTCTTATTGAGAGGCCTTCACAGTATGCAAGAAGAGTAGAAGAAATTTCAACTGTATTCAAAAACTTACATCACCTTTTAAATTCATTGCGTCCTCATCAG GCGAGAGCAACATTGATTCATATTTTGGAACTTCAGATACAGCGTCGTAAACAAGCAGTGGAAGACATAAAgaa GAGGAGAGAAGAAGCCCGAAGGCTCCTTAACGAGTCCTTGGCAACACTTGATGGCCATTAG
- the LOC100792778 gene encoding signal recognition particle 54 kDa protein 2, whose protein sequence is MVLAELGGSISRALQQMSNATIIDEKVLNDCLNDITRALLQSDVQFKLVRDMQTNIKSIVNLDDLAAGHNKRRIIQQAVFNELCKILDPGKPSFTLKKGKPSVVMFVGLQGSGKTTTCTKYAFYHQKKGWKPALVCADTFRAGAFDQLKQNATKAKIPFYGSYMESDPVKIAVEGVERFKQENCDLIIVDTSGRHKQEAALFEEMRQVSEATKPDLVIFVMDSSIGQAAFDQAQAFKQSVAVGAVIVTKMDGHAKGGGALSAVAATKSPVIFIGTGEHMDEFEVFDVKPFVSRLLGMGDWSGFMDKIHEVVPMDQQPELLQKLSEGNFTLRIMYEQFQNILKMGPISQVFSMLPGFSAELMPKGREKESQAKIKRYMTMMDSMTNEELDSSNPKLINESRMMRIARGSGRPVREVMEMLEEYKRLAKIWSKMKGLKIPKKGEMSALSRNMNAQHMSKVLPPQMLKQIGGMGGLQSLMKQMGSAKDMMGMFGGGDN, encoded by the exons ATGGTTCTCGCGGAGTTAGGTGGTAGCATTTCGCGTGCTCTTCAGCAGATGAGCAATGCGACGATCATCGACGAGAAAGTCCTCAACGATTGCCTCAACGACATCACTCGCGCGCTTCTCCAATCCGATGTTCAATTCAAGCTCGTTCGCGACATGCAGACCAACATCAAGAGCATCGTCAACCTCGACGACCTTGCCGCAGGTCACAACAAGCGCAGGATCATCCAGCAGGCCGTCTTCAACGAGCTCTGCAAGATCCTCGATCCCGGAAAACCCTCTTTTACCCTCAAAAAGGGCAAACCCAGCGTCGTCATGTTCGTTGGCTTGCAAG GATCTGGTAAAACGACGACGTGTACAAAATACGCGTTTTATCATCAGAAGAAAGGTTGGAAGCCTGCTCTGGTGTGTGCGGATACGTTCAGAGCTGGTGCTTTTGATCAGTTGAAGCAAAATGCTACTAAAGCGAAGATCCCTTTCTATGGAAG CTATATGGAATCAGATCCTGTGAAAATTGCTGTGGAAGGGGTTGAACGATTCAAGCAAGAAAACTGTGATCTTATAATTGTTGACACTAGTGGGCGGCACAAACAGGAAGCTGCTCTTTTTGAAGAAATGCGCCAAGTTTCAGAAGCAACG AAACCAGATCTTGTCATATTTGTTATGGATAGCAGTATCGGTCAGGCTGCTTTTGATCAGGCTCAAGCATTTAAACAGAGTGTTGCAGTTGGAGCTGTCATTGTCACTAAAATGGATGGCCACGCAAAGGGTGGTGGTGCTCTTAGTGC TGTAGCAGCAACAAAGAGTCCTGTCATATTCATTGGAACTGGAGAACACATGGACGAATTTGAAGTTTTTGACGTTAAACCATTTGTCAGTCGTCTATTAG GCATGGGAGACTGGTCTGGGTTCATGGATAAAATTCATGAAGTTGTTCCTATGGATCAACAGCCTGAACTGCTTCAAAAGCTGTCAGAAGGAAACTTCACCTTGAGGATTATGTATGAGCAGTTTCAGAACATACTTAAAATGGGCCCCATCAGCCAG GTCTTTTCTATGCTACCTGGATTTAGTGCTGAATTAATGCCAAAAGGTCGTGAAAAGGAAAGCCAGGCAAAAATTAAACGTTACATGACAATGATGGATTCGATGACAAACGAAG AGTTGGATAGTTCAAACCCAAAGCTCATTAATGAGTCCCGTATGATGCGAATAGCTCGAGGTTCTGGTCGTCCAGTTAGGGAAGTAATGGAAATGTTAGAAGAGTACAAACGTCTTGCAAAGATTTGGAGCAAAATGAAAGGGCTTAAAATACCAAAGAAGGGTGAAATGAGCGCCTTATCCCGAAATATGAATGCTCAGCACATGAGCAAAGTCCTCCCTCCACAGATGCTAAAGCAAATCGGAGGCATGGGTGGGTTACAAAGCTTGATGAAGCAGATGGGATCTGCTAAAGATATGATGGGAATGTTTGGTGGTGGTGATAATTAG